Proteins from a genomic interval of Zingiber officinale cultivar Zhangliang chromosome 2A, Zo_v1.1, whole genome shotgun sequence:
- the LOC122043530 gene encoding uncharacterized protein LOC122043530: MDPEDHLCKFRNAALLHQYSDAVKCRVFLNTLSGSAQKWFDRLPHESINYFSDFKTAFLRHFASSRKYQKTDHCLFTLKQGPSEPLRSYIKRFNQVVHDVPSATSEILMSILSHGLTEGEFFRDLIRNPMKSFDKMLEKAASYINVEEAQAA, encoded by the coding sequence AtggatccagaagatcatctctGCAAGTTCAGAAACGCGGCTCTACTACATCAATACAGCGACGCCGTGAAATGCCGGGTATTCCTGAATACCCTATCGGGCTCTGCCCAGAAGTGGTTCGATAGACTGCCACATGAGTCCATCAACTACTTCTCAGATTTCAAAACCGCGTTCCTACGCCACTTTGCTAGTAGCAGGAAATATCAAAAGACCGACCACTGCTTGTTTACCCTCAAGCAAGGGCCCTCTGAGCCATTAAGGAGCTATATCAAGCGCTTCAATCAAGTGGTCCATGATGTCCCCTCAGCCACATCAGAAATACTCATGAGCATCCTCTCTCATGGACTGACAGAGGGGGAATTCTTTAGGGATCTCATCAGAAATCCCATGAAGAGTTTTGATAAGATGCTGGAGAAAGCGGCCAgctacatcaatgtggaagaagcgcaggcaGCGTGA